A region of Paractinoplanes abujensis DNA encodes the following proteins:
- a CDS encoding DUF4267 domain-containing protein, translating to MLTVAAYGLAVLLNLFILFIGFRFLLSPQQAAAGYGVPSPAGAYLTVKGDRDVTFGLVGLAVLVGAGLPGGAWFMLAAAVAPLGDMLIVLRHGGSRATAFGVHFATALIVLLSSLLLFLAAARS from the coding sequence ATGCTCACGGTCGCCGCCTACGGGCTCGCAGTTCTGCTCAACCTTTTCATCCTCTTCATCGGCTTCCGGTTCCTGCTCAGCCCGCAGCAGGCCGCGGCGGGCTACGGCGTCCCGTCCCCGGCCGGGGCCTATCTGACGGTCAAGGGCGACCGTGACGTCACGTTCGGCCTGGTCGGCCTGGCCGTGCTCGTCGGGGCGGGCCTGCCGGGTGGGGCCTGGTTCATGCTCGCGGCGGCAGTGGCTCCTTTGGGTGACATGCTGATCGTGCTGCGCCACGGCGGCTCCAGGGCCACCGCTTTCGGCGTCCACTTCGCCACCGCGCTGATCGTGCTGCTCAGCTCACTTCTGCTGTTCCTCGCCGCGGCCCGGTCGTGA
- a CDS encoding saccharopine dehydrogenase NADP-binding domain-containing protein, with protein sequence MADIAVYGAYGHTGQFVVTELRERGHVPIPLGRDERKLRALGPEARAATLDDLDRALDGADAVINTAGPFAVTAGPVIEAALRARIPYVDVAAEIEACTDTFTRYAGASTVVVPAMAFFGGLGDLLVTAVMDEWTAADEVHIAYGLSSWHPTAGTLAAGAVSAQRRAGRRVRFTGGRLRYHDDVQPTLQWPFPAPLGPRTVLAEFTMADVVTVPSHLAVPEVRTYMTSRAASDLAAGGERGGAPETFVVDVIVRRDGSERRITATGQDIYAVSAPLAVEAVDRVLTGRVRGTGVLSAGAAFDAPGFLEALSGHLTL encoded by the coding sequence ATGGCTGACATCGCGGTTTACGGCGCCTACGGGCACACCGGGCAGTTCGTGGTCACCGAGCTCCGGGAGCGCGGACACGTCCCGATCCCGCTCGGCCGGGACGAACGGAAGCTGCGAGCCCTGGGTCCCGAGGCACGGGCGGCGACGCTCGACGACCTCGACCGGGCGCTCGACGGGGCGGACGCGGTGATCAACACGGCCGGGCCGTTCGCGGTCACCGCCGGCCCGGTGATCGAGGCGGCCCTGCGGGCCCGGATCCCGTACGTGGACGTGGCGGCCGAGATCGAGGCCTGCACCGACACGTTCACGCGCTACGCCGGCGCGAGCACCGTGGTGGTGCCGGCCATGGCTTTCTTCGGCGGTCTGGGCGATCTGCTGGTCACCGCCGTGATGGACGAATGGACAGCCGCCGACGAGGTCCACATCGCGTACGGGTTGAGCAGTTGGCACCCGACCGCCGGCACGCTCGCCGCGGGCGCGGTCTCGGCGCAGCGGCGCGCGGGCCGGCGGGTTCGCTTCACCGGTGGCCGGCTGCGGTATCACGACGACGTGCAACCCACCCTGCAGTGGCCGTTCCCGGCCCCGCTGGGCCCCCGGACCGTGCTGGCCGAGTTCACCATGGCCGATGTCGTCACTGTCCCCAGCCACCTGGCCGTGCCGGAGGTCCGCACCTACATGACCTCCCGCGCGGCGAGCGACCTCGCCGCGGGCGGCGAGCGGGGCGGCGCCCCCGAGACGTTCGTCGTCGACGTGATCGTCCGCCGGGACGGCTCGGAACGCCGCATCACCGCCACCGGGCAGGACATCTACGCCGTCAGCGCACCGCTCGCGGTGGAGGCCGTCGACCGCGTTCTCACCGGCCGGGTCCGCGGCACCGGTGTGCTCTCGGCCGGCGCGGCGTTCGACGCTCCCGGCTTCCTCGAAGCGTTGTCAGGGCACCTGACGCTATGA
- a CDS encoding helix-turn-helix domain-containing protein: protein MAAAPHSVAFAATDGMLHFELGLAYEVFGSAPDGVPGPWYDVTVCGSRPVRVGRFLVEPDGDLDRLTRAGTVIVPALADVDGPPPVDVVGAVRAAHAAGARIVSLCTGVFVLAAAGLLDGLRATTHWAHTGLLAARYPRITVDPDVLYVDNGQVLTSAGKSAAMDLCLHLIRRDHGSAVANLAARRLVVPPHRAGGQAQFVTTPVPPADDHPLAALLPWVMRRLDQPLTVNDLARRAHLSSRQLTRLFHAATGTTPLQWLLAQRIRRAQELLETTDDGVDTIAAAAGLGTATTLRRHFHRALGVPPDAYRRTFRGENNDR from the coding sequence ATGGCCGCTGCCCCGCATTCCGTCGCTTTCGCCGCCACCGACGGGATGCTGCACTTCGAGCTCGGTCTGGCGTACGAGGTCTTCGGCTCGGCCCCGGACGGCGTGCCCGGCCCCTGGTACGACGTCACCGTGTGCGGTTCCCGCCCCGTACGGGTGGGAAGGTTTCTGGTCGAGCCGGACGGTGATCTGGACCGGCTGACCCGGGCCGGCACGGTGATCGTGCCCGCCCTGGCCGACGTCGACGGACCCCCACCGGTCGATGTGGTCGGCGCGGTGCGGGCGGCTCACGCTGCGGGCGCGCGGATCGTCTCGCTGTGCACCGGGGTGTTCGTGCTCGCCGCCGCCGGCCTGCTGGACGGCCTGCGCGCGACCACCCACTGGGCCCACACCGGCCTGCTGGCGGCCCGCTACCCCCGGATCACGGTCGACCCCGACGTGCTCTATGTCGACAACGGCCAGGTGCTCACGTCGGCCGGTAAGTCGGCCGCGATGGACCTCTGTCTGCACCTGATCCGCCGCGACCACGGCTCGGCTGTCGCCAACCTCGCCGCCCGCCGCCTGGTCGTGCCACCCCATCGGGCCGGCGGTCAGGCCCAGTTCGTCACCACCCCGGTGCCCCCGGCCGACGACCACCCCCTGGCCGCCCTGCTGCCGTGGGTGATGCGGCGCCTCGACCAGCCGCTCACCGTGAACGACCTCGCCCGCCGGGCCCATCTGAGCAGCCGCCAGCTGACCCGGCTCTTTCACGCCGCGACCGGTACCACCCCGCTGCAGTGGCTCCTGGCCCAGCGCATCCGCCGTGCGCAGGAACTGCTCGAAACGACCGACGACGGCGTCGACACGATCGCCGCAGCCGCCGGCCTCGGCACCGCGACCACCCTCCGCCGCCACTTCCATCGCGCGCTCGGGGTGCCCCCGGACGCCTACCGGCGGACGTTCCGCGGAGAGAACAACGATCGCTAG
- a CDS encoding STAS domain-containing protein, producing the protein MSTPLTLTPGRDPDGAVVLTAVGEIDMSNSATFAAALSDTRRDADGPFTVDLTAVEYIDSAGLAALFPHVDHLRLLSNQLLAPVLTIAGLDDITTFPAQS; encoded by the coding sequence ATGAGCACACCGCTGACCCTGACCCCCGGCCGCGATCCGGACGGCGCCGTCGTGCTCACGGCCGTCGGTGAGATCGACATGAGCAACTCGGCCACGTTCGCGGCCGCCCTGAGCGACACCCGGCGCGACGCCGACGGTCCGTTCACTGTGGACCTGACCGCGGTCGAGTACATCGACAGCGCGGGTCTGGCCGCCCTCTTCCCCCACGTCGATCACCTGCGCCTGCTCTCCAATCAGCTGCTGGCGCCGGTGCTGACGATCGCGGGCCTGGACGACATCACCACGTTCCCCGCGCAGTCATAG
- a CDS encoding EamA family transporter, with protein MTFLGPLLIVYVVWGSTYLAQKVGLEGLPPLTMNAIRFLIAGALLYAYCRWRRMPPVTRPQWRAGAIQGLLLPAAGTGGAAWAEQWLSSGITALFLATIPLWIVLGRRVADHEPIRWPVALGLAAGFAGVVVLARPSGGGDAVAIAVALGGAMCWGLGTVYAGHAPRPASALAASAVEMLCAGAILVVLSGVTGEWTRIDVTGRSVIAVGYLVVFGSLIAYTAYTWLLDHAPPRITGTYAFVNPVVAVLLGWWILAEPLTVRTLLATAVIAVGVALIVLAPDGRPGGPDTSMACQDPGIGPPARRTSDRRVFSILRWDREPGLVSGRTERESSHHGWGGDGRRRRGVRRRR; from the coding sequence GTGACGTTTCTCGGGCCGCTGCTGATCGTCTATGTCGTGTGGGGCTCCACCTATCTGGCGCAGAAAGTGGGCCTCGAAGGACTGCCCCCGCTGACCATGAACGCGATCCGCTTCCTGATCGCCGGCGCGCTGCTCTACGCGTACTGCCGATGGCGTCGGATGCCCCCGGTGACCCGGCCGCAGTGGCGCGCCGGGGCGATCCAGGGCCTGCTGCTGCCCGCGGCGGGCACGGGCGGCGCCGCCTGGGCCGAGCAGTGGCTGTCCTCCGGCATCACGGCGTTGTTCCTGGCCACCATTCCCCTGTGGATCGTCCTGGGCCGGCGGGTGGCCGATCACGAGCCGATCAGGTGGCCGGTCGCGCTGGGGCTGGCCGCGGGTTTCGCCGGTGTGGTGGTGCTGGCCCGGCCGTCGGGCGGCGGCGACGCGGTGGCGATCGCGGTCGCCCTGGGCGGGGCGATGTGCTGGGGCCTGGGCACGGTCTACGCCGGGCACGCGCCCCGACCGGCCTCGGCCCTGGCGGCCAGCGCCGTCGAGATGCTGTGCGCGGGGGCGATCCTGGTCGTGCTGTCCGGCGTCACGGGGGAGTGGACCCGCATCGACGTCACCGGCCGGTCGGTGATCGCGGTGGGCTATCTGGTCGTCTTCGGCAGCCTGATCGCCTACACCGCCTACACCTGGCTGCTCGACCACGCGCCGCCCCGCATCACCGGGACGTACGCCTTCGTCAACCCGGTGGTGGCTGTCCTGCTGGGCTGGTGGATCCTCGCCGAACCGCTCACCGTCCGCACTCTGCTCGCTACCGCCGTCATCGCCGTCGGCGTCGCCCTGATCGTCCTGGCCCCGGACGGCAGGCCCGGTGGCCCGGACACAAGCATGGCTTGCCAAGATCCGGGTATAGGGCCACCCGCCCGGAGGACGTCGGACCGCCGCGTGTTCAGTATCCTGCGGTGGGACAGGGAGCCGGGCCTGGTCAGCGGTCGGACGGAACGGGAGAGCTCGCACCATGGGTGGGGAGGAGACGGCCGCCGGCGCCGAGGTGTTCGCCGGAGGCGGTGA
- a CDS encoding SpoIIE family protein phosphatase → MGGEETAAGAEVFAGGGDVGRDLTAVDWERTPLGPPAQWPQSLRTAVSILLSSRFPMWMAWGPELTFFCNAAYRDDTLGSKYPWALGRPAGEVWAEIWDDIGPRILSVLDTGRATWDQGLLLFLERSGYREETYHTFSYSPLRDDEGALVGMLCVVSEDTVRVIGERRMATLRDLGSDPTVIRTEEQVLAFAGTQLARNRHDLPFTLTYMLDDGVARLAASTGIDAGHPATDPARWPTEAVAAGEPVVVELDGEFPAGDWHEPPTQALLVPLLQQGGIPYGFMVAGLNRFRALDDGYRGFVELVAGHVAAGIGSARSYQAQQRRAEELAELDSAKTVFFSNISHEFRTPLTLIMGPLDDLRSRPDLAGDGVRADLDVIHRNGLRLGKLVNTLLDFSRIEAGRMQASFAPLDLAATTAELASVFRSAIERAGLTFEVDCPPLPEPVFLDLGMWEKVVLNLLSNALKFTFTGRVRVAVRAEAGAAVVTVTDTGVGVSAQELPQLFERFHRIENTRSRSNEGSGIGLALVKELVELHGGTITAASTPGRGTTFTIRLRFGAEHLPPESVTAAGRQAAVSSAVDPYVEEALRWLPGAPETPGTPENPAPGRPATVLVADDNADMRDYLTRLLRSAGHRVQAVGDGQAALEAARVRNPDLIVSDVMMPRLDGLQLVAALRADSRTAGTPVLLLSARAGQEASIEGLEAGADDYLVKPFSSAELLARVRANVELSRLRNHHARWRTALIDSLQEAFFVCDEDGAVIEINSTFTDVIGYGPEGLPYAPVHPWWPDQESDPEGFQQVTDAFGQLIEQTHGTYTIPVKHRDGHRLWVAASFNQVADPDTGRRVIVGTFRDVTAEHYAVQRESAVAALSVRLSQAESVSAALTGVLPALQELWQAKRVFATVFNGGADPTVLTTNGPARWEGLSENRRRSLTSLRDEPLLTPVAEPAGGVGIALEHPDGAMVLWLELAEKRPFTEQDQTLLSLLAGHLGQGLHRIHQIDQQRETALALQRAILGPAQLPAGFAVRYSPATRPLKVGGDWYDTVTLPDGRIGIVVGDCVGHGLRAATVMGQLRSACRALLLQNTDPAQTLTALDRFAVQLPGAMCATVFCGVLDPASGELTYASAGHPPAVVTRSGGETDLLDQGRSRPLGVRSAAARPEARYVVPARATLLLYTDGLVERRRQPLTAGIQKAVATVQHARSASLEDLASVVMDSMAPETGYDDDVALLLYRHPGPLEVEFPAEATRLAPVRSMLRGWLARCGVDPTTAQNVLVAVGEACANAIEHGHRQLPGGLIRLRAAATAQDLHLTVTDSGLWKTPQPDANPHRGRGFTLMRAMMTEVTVTTGAAGTIVGLQTRIPR, encoded by the coding sequence ATGGGTGGGGAGGAGACGGCCGCCGGCGCCGAGGTGTTCGCCGGAGGCGGTGACGTCGGGCGCGACCTGACGGCGGTGGATTGGGAGCGCACGCCCCTCGGCCCGCCCGCTCAGTGGCCGCAGAGTCTGCGCACCGCGGTCAGCATCCTGCTGTCCTCCCGGTTCCCGATGTGGATGGCCTGGGGCCCCGAGCTCACGTTCTTCTGCAACGCGGCCTACCGCGACGACACGCTGGGCAGCAAATATCCGTGGGCGCTGGGCCGCCCGGCCGGCGAGGTCTGGGCCGAGATCTGGGACGACATCGGCCCGCGCATCCTCAGCGTGCTCGACACCGGCCGCGCCACGTGGGACCAGGGCCTGCTGCTGTTCCTGGAACGCTCCGGTTACCGCGAGGAGACGTACCACACCTTCTCCTACAGCCCGCTGCGCGACGACGAGGGCGCCCTCGTGGGCATGCTCTGCGTCGTCAGCGAGGACACCGTACGGGTCATCGGTGAGCGTCGCATGGCCACGCTGCGCGACCTCGGCTCCGACCCCACCGTCATCCGCACCGAGGAGCAGGTGCTCGCCTTTGCCGGCACCCAGCTCGCCCGCAACCGCCACGACCTGCCGTTCACGCTCACCTACATGCTCGACGACGGCGTGGCCCGGCTGGCCGCCAGCACCGGCATCGACGCCGGGCACCCCGCCACCGACCCGGCGCGGTGGCCCACCGAGGCGGTCGCGGCGGGCGAGCCGGTAGTGGTCGAGCTGGACGGCGAGTTCCCGGCCGGCGACTGGCACGAACCCCCCACCCAGGCCCTGCTCGTGCCGCTGCTGCAACAGGGCGGCATCCCGTACGGGTTCATGGTGGCCGGCCTCAACCGGTTCCGCGCCCTCGACGACGGCTACCGCGGCTTCGTCGAGCTGGTCGCCGGGCACGTCGCCGCGGGCATCGGCAGTGCCCGCAGCTATCAGGCCCAGCAGCGCCGGGCCGAGGAACTGGCCGAACTGGACAGCGCCAAGACAGTGTTCTTCTCCAACATCAGCCACGAGTTCCGCACCCCGCTGACCCTGATCATGGGCCCGCTCGACGACCTGCGCAGCCGGCCCGACCTCGCCGGCGACGGCGTGCGGGCCGACCTCGACGTCATCCACCGCAACGGGCTGCGGCTGGGCAAACTGGTCAACACGCTGCTCGACTTCTCGCGCATCGAGGCCGGTCGCATGCAGGCCAGCTTCGCCCCGCTCGATCTCGCGGCCACCACGGCCGAGCTGGCCAGCGTCTTCCGCTCGGCGATCGAACGGGCCGGGCTGACGTTCGAGGTGGACTGCCCGCCGCTGCCCGAGCCGGTGTTCCTCGACCTCGGCATGTGGGAGAAGGTCGTCCTCAACCTGCTCAGCAACGCCCTCAAGTTCACCTTCACCGGCAGGGTGCGGGTGGCCGTACGGGCCGAGGCCGGCGCGGCCGTGGTCACCGTGACCGACACCGGGGTCGGCGTCTCCGCGCAGGAGCTGCCGCAGCTGTTCGAGCGTTTCCACCGCATCGAGAACACCCGGTCGCGCTCCAACGAGGGCAGCGGCATCGGTCTCGCGCTCGTCAAGGAGCTGGTCGAGCTGCACGGCGGCACGATCACGGCGGCCAGCACCCCGGGCCGGGGCACCACGTTCACGATCCGGCTGCGGTTCGGCGCCGAGCATCTGCCGCCGGAGTCGGTCACCGCCGCGGGCCGCCAGGCCGCGGTGTCATCGGCCGTCGACCCGTACGTCGAGGAGGCCCTGCGCTGGTTGCCCGGTGCCCCCGAGACGCCCGGCACCCCGGAGAACCCGGCGCCGGGACGGCCGGCCACGGTGCTGGTGGCCGACGACAACGCCGACATGCGCGACTACCTGACCCGGCTGCTGCGCTCGGCCGGTCACCGGGTGCAGGCGGTCGGCGACGGGCAGGCCGCGCTCGAGGCGGCCCGTGTGCGCAACCCCGACCTGATCGTCAGCGACGTGATGATGCCCCGGCTCGACGGGCTCCAACTGGTCGCCGCCCTGCGCGCCGATTCCCGTACGGCGGGAACTCCGGTTCTGCTGTTGTCGGCGCGCGCCGGGCAGGAAGCGTCGATCGAAGGCCTGGAGGCGGGCGCCGACGACTATCTGGTCAAGCCGTTCTCGTCGGCCGAGCTGCTGGCCCGCGTCCGCGCCAACGTGGAGCTGTCCCGGCTGCGCAACCACCACGCCCGCTGGCGCACGGCGCTGATCGACTCGTTGCAGGAGGCGTTCTTCGTCTGCGACGAGGACGGCGCAGTCATCGAGATCAACTCGACGTTCACCGACGTCATCGGCTACGGCCCGGAAGGGCTCCCGTACGCGCCGGTCCATCCGTGGTGGCCCGACCAGGAGTCCGACCCCGAGGGCTTCCAGCAGGTCACCGACGCCTTCGGGCAGCTCATCGAGCAGACCCACGGCACGTACACGATCCCGGTCAAGCACCGCGACGGGCACCGGCTGTGGGTGGCGGCGTCGTTCAACCAGGTCGCCGACCCGGACACCGGCCGCCGGGTCATCGTGGGCACGTTCCGCGACGTCACCGCCGAGCACTACGCCGTGCAGCGGGAAAGCGCCGTGGCCGCCCTGAGCGTGCGGTTGTCCCAGGCCGAGAGCGTGTCGGCCGCGCTCACCGGTGTGCTGCCCGCGCTGCAGGAGCTGTGGCAGGCCAAGCGGGTGTTCGCGACGGTCTTCAACGGCGGCGCCGACCCCACGGTCCTCACCACCAACGGCCCGGCCCGCTGGGAGGGGCTGAGCGAGAACCGCCGCCGGTCGCTGACCTCGCTGCGTGACGAGCCGCTGCTCACCCCGGTCGCCGAGCCGGCCGGTGGGGTCGGGATCGCGCTCGAGCACCCCGACGGCGCGATGGTGCTCTGGCTCGAACTGGCCGAGAAGCGGCCGTTCACCGAGCAGGACCAGACACTGCTGTCGTTGCTGGCCGGTCACCTGGGTCAGGGTCTGCACCGCATCCACCAGATCGACCAGCAGCGCGAGACCGCCCTGGCCCTGCAGCGGGCCATCCTCGGCCCGGCGCAGCTGCCGGCCGGCTTCGCCGTCCGCTACTCGCCCGCCACCCGGCCCCTCAAGGTCGGCGGCGACTGGTACGACACCGTCACCCTGCCCGACGGGCGCATCGGCATCGTCGTCGGCGACTGCGTCGGGCACGGGTTGCGGGCGGCCACGGTCATGGGCCAGCTGCGCAGCGCCTGCCGGGCCCTGCTGCTGCAGAACACCGACCCCGCGCAGACGCTGACCGCGCTCGACCGGTTCGCGGTCCAGCTGCCCGGCGCCATGTGCGCGACGGTCTTCTGCGGGGTGCTCGACCCGGCGTCGGGCGAACTCACCTACGCCAGCGCGGGCCACCCACCGGCAGTCGTCACCCGCTCCGGCGGTGAGACGGACCTGCTCGATCAGGGCCGGTCACGACCGCTGGGGGTACGCTCGGCGGCCGCCCGCCCCGAGGCCCGCTACGTGGTGCCGGCCCGGGCCACGCTGCTGCTCTACACCGACGGTCTGGTCGAACGCCGCCGGCAGCCGCTGACCGCCGGCATCCAGAAGGCCGTCGCCACCGTGCAGCACGCCCGGTCGGCCTCGCTGGAGGACCTGGCCTCCGTCGTGATGGACAGCATGGCCCCCGAGACCGGCTACGACGACGACGTGGCGCTGCTGCTCTACCGCCACCCCGGCCCGCTCGAGGTCGAGTTCCCGGCCGAGGCGACCCGGCTGGCCCCCGTACGGTCGATGCTGCGGGGCTGGCTGGCGCGCTGCGGCGTCGACCCCACCACCGCGCAGAACGTGCTGGTCGCGGTGGGCGAGGCGTGCGCCAACGCGATCGAGCACGGGCACCGCCAGCTGCCCGGCGGCCTGATCCGCCTGCGCGCCGCGGCCACGGCCCAGGACCTGCACCTGACCGTCACCGACAGCGGCCTGTGGAAGACTCCGCAACCCGACGCCAACCCGCACCGAGGCCGGGGATTCACGCTGATGCGGGCGATGATGACCGAAGTGACCGTGACGACCGGCGCCGCCGGCACCATCGTCGGCCTGCAAACGAGGATTCCCCGATGA
- a CDS encoding penicillin-binding protein, whose product MSSWIRRRDHNIFFNVFALLTCGLVAGVVVAAAAFPVAAMSGLTAKAGGDAFAGLPGELKDFASPQITRVYASDNKTQIAQFYDEFRSDVKLKDISKHMVGAMIAAEDRDFYNHNGVDLKGVARAVVNNSGKSDSKQGASTITMQWVRMSLAYSATSPTEVVKATEDTNKRKVTEIKYAMQVEKKYSKDEILERYLNMAPFGKATYGIFAASKVYFNKKPKELTIGQAALLAAIVRAPSFYDPTTKNGYEEIRQRRNNYVIPGMVEAGAITAAQGEAAKKEAIPRKVQTVGNGCVSVANNNWGFFCDFFYRWWMGRPEFGATEFDRERRLKSGGYRITTTIDLKATSQARGRIADLIKEKDKNALLLAAVEPRTGKVKLLSTNRKYTLDNSKNPLSSDPAKKRQKVKATYPNTVNPLLSGGGDITGYQAGSVMKIFTLIAALEKGYPLHYTIKAEKFFRSKYVVERSSDSACPGTHFWCPQNSGGGGEGVYNMWTGFGRSINTYFVPLEERVGADKVVDVAKRFGVKFRDPTDARYASPGYSQQWGAFTLGVSATTPLDMANAYATLAADGMYCEPTPIEQITTRDNEKLDIGKPNCNQATSVDVARAAVDAARCPVGDRARTGSCGGATARQVRGVVDRPVFGKTGTTDRDRTASLIAGTTSLVVAGYLVNPDYQAHKDRLRHDQVNPAVYRTLADYMESRPYVQFKRPENRKLVYGDQRRIPDVECDSLRSARNRLENAGFYPVTSSTEVESECPKGTAAGTEPSGRTVKGGVVVINVSSGKGAEPPPGTPGAPPPSGAPQPPRR is encoded by the coding sequence GTGAGTTCCTGGATCCGCAGGCGTGATCACAACATCTTCTTCAACGTGTTCGCGTTGCTCACGTGCGGGCTGGTGGCGGGGGTCGTGGTGGCCGCGGCGGCGTTCCCGGTGGCGGCCATGTCGGGGCTGACGGCCAAGGCGGGCGGCGACGCGTTCGCCGGCCTGCCCGGCGAGCTCAAGGATTTCGCGTCCCCGCAGATCACCCGGGTCTACGCGTCGGACAACAAGACGCAGATCGCGCAGTTCTACGACGAGTTCCGCAGCGACGTGAAGCTCAAGGACATCTCGAAGCACATGGTCGGCGCGATGATCGCCGCCGAGGACCGGGATTTCTACAACCACAACGGTGTCGACCTCAAGGGCGTCGCCCGTGCGGTGGTCAACAACAGCGGCAAGTCGGACTCCAAGCAGGGCGCCTCGACGATCACCATGCAGTGGGTGCGCATGTCGCTGGCCTATTCGGCGACCAGCCCGACCGAGGTGGTCAAGGCGACCGAGGACACGAACAAGCGCAAGGTCACCGAGATCAAGTACGCCATGCAGGTCGAGAAGAAGTACAGCAAGGACGAGATTCTCGAGCGTTACCTGAACATGGCGCCGTTCGGCAAGGCGACGTACGGGATCTTCGCCGCCAGCAAGGTCTACTTCAACAAGAAACCCAAGGAGCTCACGATCGGGCAGGCCGCCCTGCTGGCCGCGATCGTCCGGGCACCGTCCTTCTACGACCCGACGACCAAGAACGGGTACGAGGAGATCCGGCAACGCCGCAACAACTACGTCATCCCGGGCATGGTGGAGGCGGGCGCGATCACCGCGGCCCAGGGCGAGGCGGCCAAGAAGGAAGCCATCCCGCGCAAGGTGCAGACCGTCGGCAACGGGTGCGTCTCGGTGGCCAACAACAACTGGGGCTTCTTCTGCGACTTCTTCTACCGCTGGTGGATGGGCCGCCCCGAGTTCGGCGCCACCGAGTTCGACCGGGAGCGGCGGCTCAAGAGCGGTGGTTACCGGATCACCACCACGATCGACCTCAAGGCGACCAGCCAGGCCCGCGGCCGGATCGCCGACCTGATCAAGGAGAAGGACAAGAACGCCCTGCTCCTGGCGGCGGTCGAACCCCGTACGGGCAAGGTCAAGCTCTTGTCCACGAACCGTAAGTACACCCTCGACAACTCGAAGAACCCGCTGTCCTCCGACCCGGCCAAGAAACGCCAGAAGGTCAAGGCGACCTACCCCAACACGGTGAACCCGCTGCTCAGCGGCGGCGGCGACATCACCGGTTACCAGGCCGGCTCGGTCATGAAGATCTTCACGCTGATCGCGGCGCTGGAGAAGGGCTATCCGCTGCACTACACGATCAAGGCGGAGAAGTTCTTCCGGTCGAAGTACGTCGTCGAGCGCAGCAGCGACTCGGCCTGCCCGGGCACCCACTTCTGGTGCCCGCAGAACTCGGGCGGGGGCGGCGAGGGCGTCTACAACATGTGGACCGGGTTCGGCCGCTCGATCAACACGTATTTCGTGCCGCTCGAGGAGCGGGTCGGCGCGGACAAGGTGGTCGACGTGGCCAAGCGGTTCGGCGTCAAGTTCCGCGACCCGACCGACGCCCGGTACGCCTCGCCCGGCTACTCCCAGCAGTGGGGAGCGTTCACCCTGGGCGTCTCGGCCACCACCCCGCTCGACATGGCCAACGCGTACGCCACGCTGGCCGCCGACGGCATGTATTGCGAGCCCACCCCCATCGAGCAGATCACCACGCGCGACAACGAGAAACTCGACATCGGCAAGCCGAACTGCAACCAGGCCACCAGCGTCGACGTGGCCCGGGCGGCCGTCGACGCCGCGCGCTGCCCGGTGGGCGACCGGGCCCGTACGGGCAGCTGCGGCGGCGCCACGGCCCGGCAGGTGCGAGGCGTGGTCGACCGCCCGGTGTTCGGCAAGACCGGTACGACCGACCGCGACCGCACGGCCTCGCTGATCGCCGGCACGACGTCGCTGGTGGTGGCGGGCTACCTGGTCAACCCCGACTATCAGGCCCACAAGGACAGGCTGCGCCACGACCAGGTCAACCCGGCGGTCTACCGCACCCTGGCCGACTACATGGAGAGCCGGCCCTACGTGCAGTTCAAGCGGCCCGAGAACCGCAAGCTGGTCTACGGCGACCAGCGGCGCATCCCCGACGTCGAGTGCGACTCGCTGCGCAGCGCCCGTAACCGGCTCGAGAACGCGGGCTTCTACCCGGTGACCAGTTCGACCGAGGTCGAGTCGGAGTGTCCGAAGGGCACCGCGGCGGGCACCGAACCCAGCGGCCGCACCGTCAAGGGTGGTGTCGTGGTCATCAACGTCAGCAGCGGCAAGGGCGCCGAACCCCCGCCGGGCACCCCGGGCGCGCCGCCGCCGTCGGGGGCGCCGCAGCCGCCCCGGCGGTGA